The segment GATCACCTTGTTCCACGGGATGTTGACGCAATAGCCCACGCCCTGTCCAACTCCGACGTAATCCGCACTTGCTGCCTCTGCTTCCTGCGTGGAAATATTGGCAGGGAAGAAGGTGCCGTTGTCGTACCTGTGCATTGATACATACAGCACCCTTGGATCTTTCTTGAACATCTCTTGCGTCCCATTTCCGTGATGGACATCCCAGTCAAGTAGCAATATTCtgttgatttgaatttattaatttttattgtaaaatttatgaaaataaacctAACCATACCTACTAaccaagttaaaattaattagaatgatttacaaacaaaaatcacgtCATtctgaaggaatattaattttacctttCAAGGTTGTATGTGTCGAGCGCATGCTGGGCAGCGACGGCAACGTTATTAAATATGCAGAAACCACAAGGGGTGGAGGCGCTGGCGTGGTGTCCTGGCGGACGGACGATAGCCGCTGCGGCTCGACACTTTCCTGTCATCACAGAGTCGACAGCCTGAAGTATTAATTGcgatttttagttaaattttcttattagaCAATTAAAAAGTACCTGCACGACACAACCAGCAGCTAGTTCAGCGCATTTGAAAGTTTCCTTGTTGAGGTAGATAGAATTGAAGGCCTGCGCCATGTCTGCCAGCACGCCTGAAGACTTCAGGCTGGTGTTTTGCATCCTCTGCACGTGACTCTCCGAGTGTACCTTCTTCAACTGATCCAAGCTTGCTTTCTTTGGCTTACAATATTTAATGACATTATATCCTGTGTTCGCCACTTTTAAACAGTGCAAAATGCACAACTGGTTTATAGGGGATTTTGGGGTTTCCAATAATGAAgaatgtgcaaaattaaaaaatgaggtaTTCAATCtcccaaaattgtttttttttttaaatacctgcAGAAGGAGGCAACGCTCTAGCAAGGCAAATTCTTTGTGCCTTTCATAGATGGTAGAAATGCGTTTGGGGCTCTCAACATGAGTTATCTCGCCCTCGTTCACGTGGTCCATCATGGACTCGCAGTAGACCAGTCCCAGGCGGTGAGTAGGAAAACTCAGGTCATAGCCTACGTCAGGGCAGTAAAaacaatatacattttttaaatagcctTCTAAGTTGATCTGGAAAGgtcaacattttattattttaaatcttgcaACAACTCACTTCAAAACAATtagatttttagaaatttctgAAAGAATTTATCAGTTTGACAATGATAccattgatttcaatttattcgtCAATAACTTTCAAATGGTAAGCCAATTATGAGGCAAATTTCTACTATGCCAAAATATATCATGAATTTCAACAGGGAGACTTTGCTCGCCGTTTAATTAGCATGAAATTCAGTGAGCCGacttactttaaatttaaactgtagcctggaaatattttacattcttCATAAATTGCCGaggatgttttaaaataaaactttagtactatttttagaattttccaaCACAAACCATTCATGATGGAGTCGAGTTTAGCGTTGACGCGGGCCTTAAACTCGTCGCTCTGCAGCGGGTAGCAGTCCCTGGTGGCAAAAACAGTGGCAGGGGGCTCGTCAGGCCCCTTCCACACCACCTCAGGGAAGTGAATCTTCAACTGGTCGGCGCGTTCGTCCTTCAAGTTGGGATGGTACTTGAACACGTCCCAGAAGGGCCGTAGGGAATACAGCGTGTTGACGATCGACTCGCAAATGCTGTCGGAGGGAGCAGGCAGGCTGCCTAGCGGTTGGCAAGGGTCACCCAGCAGCGCTCGCAGGGTGTGAGCGGCCGACTCTGCGAGGGAGCGGAGACAATATCCACCCTGAAATCCGACAATactcataaattaatatagttgatataaaaaatttaacttattgGTTTAACTTTGTCacactttttttaatgtaGAAAATCGCaagatattaataatttttgactaaattaaatttgagaatgattaatgttttttattctttgctgAAAAGTTAACTTTTTCAGTAGAGTCCTTAATTagacaaaatttcctttttttaggtaatttttcctgccaaacaaaatatttgcagagaCGAAATTTGGTTACCAAAGAAACTCattattctttaaaacaaatatagaGTATGAACTCCTAATTCTAACCGTACTTTGCTCAAATTCCCAAGAATTATGAGATTTCCGAGTTAATTAAACTcttctgaaaacaaaattaaatgtgacgGTCAGAACTTTATTTTCGGGATGAAATGTTTCTAGTGTGGAAAAATTGACAGtttgataagaaaattaaaccaaattgTTGATTTATGTCCTTATTTTTGGGGATTTTTGagtcaaaaatgtcaatatagtctgattatttgcataaaaatcgAGTTTACAACTTACAAGGCACTTCTACACAtatcagaaattaaatattcacatttTCCCTCTACAGAGATTAGAAAAAAGCAATCGGCTTAAACTTCAGACATTATTTGAAcaaatcaaaaacaaaataacaagaGAAAAATACTACCTCCATTAAGATGGCGAGTTTGCCATTGGCGAGGACAGATAGCATGTTGGTCAGATGCGCGTAAAGAGCAGGAGTCAGGTTCATCTCACCCTGAAAGTGAGAGTTAGTCGTGAGTTGCGGCTCAAAAGGGACCAAACAAAAAAGCAACCTAGAATTTGGCAAGCAATGTACCTTTTCATCGCCGAGAGCTGAGTCATAGCCAGCGGAAACCAAAACAAGATCTGGTGCGAactgagaattttaaataaaattgcaggataagcgttaaataaaaaaattaatgtgcaAAAGGGCAAgagaaaatacataattatgcCAAAATTCTAGGTGCTGGATGAATTAGAATAACTCATCGCACCTCAGGACAGCCGATTGCAGCATCATAGCCGGCGGAAACAAGAACTAAATCAGGCTGGAACTGAGAAGGACACAAAGCTATATTTACAagggattaaaaaataagcaagaaTGTAAGTTTTCTCGCAACATGCACCAGTAACATAATTTtggctgtaaaatttaaaatactgaaTTTTTCTGAACACCCatacataaaaaaacaatatttaaataaaaaagtaaccATTGTTTAGAAGGTTGGAAGGTTAAtgtatttctaaaaatttatggttgaatttttcaccaaaaataaactctttttTCAATGagcagaacaaaaattaattcgataaGGGAGATAATTTCAACCGTGtataaatcagtaaaaaatataataaaaccccaaaactttcaaaattgtacagcactgagagtaaaatttaaaattacaaatccaaaataaaatttaaaccacatACCTGGTGTGCAAGAGGCAAAAGCAGGTGGTGAAAAATAGCTAAGTAGTCCGCGTCGCCCATTCCAGTGCGGTTGAGCGGGACGTTGGCATTGCAGCCAGCGCCGGGCCCCGCGCCCACGAAGTTGAAGTCGGACTCCTTGAGGTTGGGCCAGAAAGAGCCATGCTCGTAGCGGTGCACTGAGAAGTAGAGGAGGCGCGGATCAGAGTAAAACTGCTGCTGCGTTGCCTGGCCGTGGTGCACGTCCCAGTCCACGACAAGCACCTTGCGCGCCCAACCGTTGTCCAGCGCTTTTTTGGCGGCCACAGCGACGTTGTTGAAGAAGCAGTAGCCGCAGAAGGCGTCCTCCATCGCATGGTGACCTGGAGGCCTAAAATTGTGGGTTTTATTAGATTTCTACATATAtcaatttaaaggaaaaattccattgaTCAGGatcttgtttaaaattttttatatgaagtGAAGATTTCATACAATAGTTTTCTCAATAAAGTCAAagctgtgtgtgtatgtgtagcattcaaaatataaaatttatgtcaaAGTTACATTTTAGCAGAGAAATTTGGCTGGAAAATCcgaaacaataatttcttgCGAAATTGGTTTGAATAACTGGTGAAAAACAGGTGGTGAGAAAATGCAACCCTTCATTACAGCTATTAAAATGCGTCTCCTGCATTCTCAtgcaatctaaattaaattaatttttttctaatgcaCAATATGATAGATTgttaaatagaaattattttcatgttccaaaaaaaatattaaaagagtttttagttaaatataCCTGATGAGGGCCATGCCATTTTGCGCCTCTCCCTTACAGACAGCCTCCACCAGCTTTGTGGCGGAGCCAGCAGCGAGAAAAGCCATTTCATAAGTagtctgcaaaataaattaaggtaTGAAATTAGCAAGATCGGACATTTTGGGATCTGCTGTGTCTGTTTTTTCCTgttagattgattttttaagtccaatttaaaactgaaaaattgaatgccTCCTTcaacgaaaatttttaatttatcagcaTAAAATAGGgctcatattattttaaataaatttcttggcTTTTCAACCatgtaaaatcttttaatctAGCTCAAATTAGCATTATAatcctttttgaaaattgaatggtAAGAATAATTATCCTaaatagacaaaaataaaatcttctagagcaaaaataaataaattaaaaatcaataccGGGTGGATATAAATGGCGTCGTATCGAGAAGAGATCTCCTCGAGTTGGTCCCAGTTCTCGCTCTTGTCGGTGCCCTTGAGCAGGTTGACCAGCTTCTCCGTGTGAATGGCCAACACGTCCTCAGTGGAGGCAGAGTAAGGCTGTAGGGAAGAGCACCTGTCCAGCAGGCCGAGCTCCTTGCACCGTTCCACGGTTTTGGTTAGCCGTTCCGGGCACTCGGGGTAGCTGCGATCCCAGTGGCACAGGTGCTCTGCCATTCGCGGTTCGGAAATCATGGCCGTCGCTCCCTGGACTCTGTCCTTTGACTCTTCAGCCTGAACAACGCACATCATAAATGATTATTTCTTGATGTTTCAAATATGAACATGGAGATGCGCTTTCATTAGACATGTTGATccgtttaaaatgatttatttaacaataatatttgtCACGTAAAACCAAAAATCCAAAACCTATATCAATAAAGTAgtattttccgtattttcGTCAAGAATTTACAGcaaagtttaaatatatttttgatttaaatattatgtatgtgCCTACCACTTGGTAAGGGTTGGCGACGAGGACGTCCCTGCTGGAGGCCTTTTTGTGGGCCTGCTTGGCCTGTCGCATGGCGGCCAGCAAGGCGGGTGACTTTCTGTTTGGAGCCGCTCGTTTGCTCCCCTTCAGCAGATCTTTCTCTGGGTTTTTCTTGCCAACTTTCTTGTTCTCGTCAGTGACAACCTGTccaaaattcagattttcagacaaatttcTGAGACAAAATGGAACAAATAAATGCTCCCCTTTTGTTTGCGttttttggtttgattttCAGCTATCAGACGCtgataagataaaaatgaattttaattttccgacCACACAAAGTGAGTGGGTGCATTTGTATTGTCTTAATTCTGATAAGTAAAATCTCTTGCT is part of the Cloeon dipterum chromosome 1, ieCloDipt1.1, whole genome shotgun sequence genome and harbors:
- the HDAC6 gene encoding histone deacetylase 6 isoform X2, with protein sequence MVVTDENKKVGKKNPEKDLLKGSKRAAPNRKSPALLAAMRQAKQAHKKASSRDVLVANPYQVAEESKDRVQGATAMISEPRMAEHLCHWDRSYPECPERLTKTVERCKELGLLDRCSSLQPYSASTEDVLAIHTEKLVNLLKGTDKSENWDQLEEISSRYDAIYIHPTTYEMAFLAAGSATKLVEAVCKGEAQNGMALIRPPGHHAMEDAFCGYCFFNNVAVAAKKALDNGWARKVLVVDWDVHHGQATQQQFYSDPRLLYFSVHRYEHGSFWPNLKESDFNFVGAGPGAGCNANVPLNRTGMGDADYLAIFHHLLLPLAHQFAPDLVLVSAGYDSALGDEKGEMNLTPALYAHLTNMLSVLANGKLAILMEGGYCLRSLAESAAHTLRALLGDPCQPLGSLPAPSDSICESIVNTLYSLRPFWDVFKYHPNLKDERADQLKIHFPEVVWKGPDEPPATVFATRDCYPLQSDEFKARVNAKLDSIMNGYDLSFPTHRLGLVYCESMMDHVNEGEITHVESPKRISTIYERHKEFALLERCLLLQPKKASLDQLKKVHSESHVQRMQNTSLKSSGVLADMAQAFNSIYLNKETFKCAELAAGCVVQAVDSVMTGKCRAAAAIVRPPGHHASASTPCGFCIFNNVAVAAQHALDTYNLERILLLDWDVHHGNGTQEMFKKDPRVLYVSMHRYDNGTFFPANISTQEAEAASADYVGVGQGVGYCVNIPWNKKGMGDPEYLAAFLQVVLPISYQFNPQLVLVSAGFDAAVDDPLGGCKVSPEMYGLMTRWLQGLAGGRLVVALEGGYNVTSISYGFTMCSKALLGDPIASVESTRMAPNQSAVASIRKTQQAHKPHWSCLKFYDYCLPNRDGEVPMGSYDSKTETDELDQAMSSLSLSSSLSPGVSSTQSPVDSDKPSFSEASTSQGISSSAASSPEGETITLDSGEKQQAAGQTLEDYLRELQAQGDEFSLVVPISDCPHLDRVEPLPEKGIDLSEKCAGCQSEAENWTCLTCYSVMCGRYVEGHMKLHSEQHSHPLVLSFSDLSVWCYGCESYVDAPAVHEAKNAAHLAKFGTEKPWTYGETIKME
- the HDAC6 gene encoding histone deacetylase 6 isoform X1 is translated as MVVTDENKKVGKKNPEKDLLKGSKRAAPNRKSPALLAAMRQAKQAHKKASSRDVLVANPYQVAEESKDRVQGATAMISEPRMAEHLCHWDRSYPECPERLTKTVERCKELGLLDRCSSLQPYSASTEDVLAIHTEKLVNLLKGTDKSENWDQLEEISSRYDAIYIHPTTYEMAFLAAGSATKLVEAVCKGEAQNGMALIRPPGHHAMEDAFCGYCFFNNVAVAAKKALDNGWARKVLVVDWDVHHGQATQQQFYSDPRLLYFSVHRYEHGSFWPNLKESDFNFVGAGPGAGCNANVPLNRTGMGDADYLAIFHHLLLPLAHQFQPDLVLVSAGYDAAIGCPEGEMNLTPALYAHLTNMLSVLANGKLAILMEGGYCLRSLAESAAHTLRALLGDPCQPLGSLPAPSDSICESIVNTLYSLRPFWDVFKYHPNLKDERADQLKIHFPEVVWKGPDEPPATVFATRDCYPLQSDEFKARVNAKLDSIMNGYDLSFPTHRLGLVYCESMMDHVNEGEITHVESPKRISTIYERHKEFALLERCLLLQPKKASLDQLKKVHSESHVQRMQNTSLKSSGVLADMAQAFNSIYLNKETFKCAELAAGCVVQAVDSVMTGKCRAAAAIVRPPGHHASASTPCGFCIFNNVAVAAQHALDTYNLERILLLDWDVHHGNGTQEMFKKDPRVLYVSMHRYDNGTFFPANISTQEAEAASADYVGVGQGVGYCVNIPWNKKGMGDPEYLAAFLQVVLPISYQFNPQLVLVSAGFDAAVDDPLGGCKVSPEMYGLMTRWLQGLAGGRLVVALEGGYNVTSISYGFTMCSKALLGDPIASVESTRMAPNQSAVASIRKTQQAHKPHWSCLKFYDYCLPNRDGEVPMGSYDSKTETDELDQAMSSLSLSSSLSPGVSSTQSPVDSDKPSFSEASTSQGISSSAASSPEGETITLDSGEKQQAAGQTLEDYLRELQAQGDEFSLVVPISDCPHLDRVEPLPEKGIDLSEKCAGCQSEAENWTCLTCYSVMCGRYVEGHMKLHSEQHSHPLVLSFSDLSVWCYGCESYVDAPAVHEAKNAAHLAKFGTEKPWTYGETIKME